One window of the Capnocytophaga haemolytica genome contains the following:
- a CDS encoding porin family protein, which yields MKRGWLITLLIAFSLGIKAQQRVGLEVRGSVGMYTIGDSKKSVFYQYSGAFAHIGALANVRLYRGLGIETGLLYTGKWGHNYPGRYLEEKDAFLRGSDLSLRYIEMPILVYFKVKQRRLRMIPRLGLYMGIPLSGESEHNYETDFYDKQYHHFYSEKKTLQIGNSATDNITPFDIGVSTGIGWEWGRATWGAMINVGCQDVFPNLNGRTVRGITFGFYAGFKLIKEYSPKQLIEEVERKEQLLETTEITPNP from the coding sequence ATGAAAAGAGGTTGGTTAATTACATTGTTAATAGCTTTTTCGCTTGGCATTAAGGCACAGCAGCGCGTGGGTTTAGAGGTACGGGGGAGTGTTGGTATGTACACGATTGGGGACTCGAAAAAATCTGTATTCTATCAGTATTCAGGGGCATTTGCTCATATAGGAGCGTTGGCTAATGTGCGTCTTTACCGTGGTTTGGGTATTGAAACAGGCTTGTTATACACGGGCAAATGGGGACATAATTATCCTGGGAGATATTTAGAAGAAAAAGATGCTTTCTTGCGAGGTAGCGATCTCTCGTTGAGATATATAGAAATGCCTATCTTAGTGTATTTCAAGGTAAAACAACGTAGATTGCGAATGATACCCCGCCTCGGCTTATATATGGGCATACCGCTCTCTGGCGAATCAGAACACAACTATGAAACGGACTTCTACGACAAGCAATACCATCATTTTTATAGCGAAAAGAAGACACTGCAAATCGGCAATAGTGCCACAGACAACATTACCCCTTTTGACATAGGCGTAAGCACAGGAATAGGCTGGGAGTGGGGTAGAGCCACTTGGGGGGCGATGATAAATGTAGGCTGCCAAGACGTCTTTCCTAACCTCAATGGGCGAACCGTCAGAGGCATTACCTTTGGGTTTTACGCTGGGTTTAAGCTCATAAAAGAGTACTCGCCAAAGCAGCTGATAGAAGAAGTAGAACGCAAAGAACAACTTTTAGAAACCACAGAAATAACCCCTAACCCTTAA
- a CDS encoding cation:proton antiporter: protein MELYYAFSGIIVLAALFSYVNVRYVKLPMTIGIMVIAMLVSVGVHLFGEVIFPGLSHKLESLIGSIDFTEILMGAMLNFLLFAGALHINFSDLKQHRRAIFIYATVSVVLSAFFISLLLYYVSPYLGFAIPYPYCLLFGALISPTDPIVVMGVLKQAKVPKRLEMKITGESLFNDGVAVVLFAVVLKIATGVDDFTPSFASITKLFLIEAGGGVFLGGLLGWVASKMMHKANDYHVNVLITLAVVMGGFLIAKGSHVSSPLAMVVAGLFIGNSNKKSDNEVAKDYLGKFWEIIDEIMNAVLFLFIGFELLILKGLEDQLLLGCLAILVCLIGRALAIYIPAKTVLKRTTTYSRGSLITMVWGGVRGGVSIALVLSIPYHEAGHIKEVLVQITYIVVVFSILVQGLTVGRVAKKALRADELMPRLKRIRAARSKNKQNNHE from the coding sequence ATGGAATTATACTACGCTTTTTCGGGGATTATAGTGCTGGCGGCACTTTTCTCGTATGTGAATGTCAGGTATGTAAAGTTGCCGATGACCATAGGGATTATGGTGATCGCAATGCTCGTTTCGGTAGGGGTACATCTCTTTGGAGAGGTGATTTTCCCTGGCTTGTCGCATAAATTGGAGAGCCTTATTGGTAGCATTGACTTCACCGAGATACTGATGGGGGCGATGCTTAACTTCCTGCTTTTTGCAGGGGCACTACACATCAACTTCTCCGACCTGAAACAGCATAGGCGCGCGATATTCATTTACGCTACGGTGAGCGTGGTGCTTTCGGCGTTTTTTATTTCGTTGTTGCTTTACTACGTGTCGCCTTACTTGGGATTTGCGATTCCCTACCCCTATTGTTTGCTCTTTGGGGCACTCATCTCACCCACCGACCCGATTGTAGTAATGGGGGTACTCAAGCAGGCTAAGGTGCCCAAGCGTTTGGAAATGAAGATTACAGGTGAGTCGCTCTTTAACGATGGGGTAGCGGTAGTGCTCTTTGCAGTAGTGCTTAAGATTGCCACAGGTGTAGATGATTTCACTCCTTCTTTTGCCTCTATCACCAAGCTCTTCTTGATAGAAGCTGGCGGTGGAGTTTTCTTAGGGGGATTGCTCGGATGGGTAGCCTCAAAGATGATGCACAAGGCAAATGACTATCACGTGAATGTACTCATCACCTTGGCAGTGGTGATGGGGGGCTTCCTCATAGCAAAGGGTTCACACGTGTCCTCACCTCTAGCGATGGTGGTAGCGGGGCTTTTCATTGGTAATAGCAATAAGAAGTCTGACAATGAGGTGGCAAAAGATTACTTAGGAAAGTTTTGGGAGATTATTGATGAAATTATGAATGCGGTACTCTTCCTCTTTATAGGGTTTGAGTTATTGATATTGAAAGGCTTAGAAGACCAATTGTTGCTGGGTTGCTTGGCGATATTGGTATGCCTCATCGGGCGAGCGTTAGCGATATACATTCCTGCAAAAACCGTTTTAAAGCGCACTACAACCTACTCAAGAGGATCGCTCATTACGATGGTGTGGGGAGGTGTGCGCGGAGGGGTATCCATAGCCTTAGTGCTCTCTATACCTTACCACGAAGCAGGGCATATCAAAGAGGTGCTGGTACAGATTACCTACATCGTGGTAGTCTTCTCAATATTGGTACAAGGATTAACCGTGGGTCGTGTAGCCAAAAAAGCACTACGTGCCGATGAACTAATGCCAAGGCTTAAGCGGATACGAGCCGCGAGAAGTAAGAACAAGCAGAATAACCACGAGTAG
- a CDS encoding TlpA family protein disulfide reductase: MKKKTIINLVLILAVLSLFVTPLGYECKVLLQRVFAGSVEILPKDKQYAIDCDWKLKDRNNAEFNFAQSKEHGKAAVVYFWSSWRVVSVADLYAIEKLYNDYKDKVDFYIITNELPAPVDELMAKRGFNFKVTYLIIGEKMPFNAEEIPSGFVVDKNGVVRAQKIGTGRWNSDAVRQLLDEISK, from the coding sequence ATGAAGAAAAAGACAATCATCAATTTAGTACTCATATTGGCAGTACTATCGTTATTTGTAACCCCGCTGGGCTATGAGTGTAAGGTGCTCTTGCAGCGGGTATTTGCGGGCAGCGTGGAGATACTGCCTAAAGATAAGCAGTACGCTATCGACTGCGATTGGAAACTCAAAGACCGCAACAATGCCGAGTTTAACTTTGCGCAGAGCAAGGAGCACGGCAAGGCAGCAGTGGTCTACTTTTGGTCGAGCTGGCGCGTGGTGAGTGTGGCGGATTTGTATGCCATTGAAAAGCTCTACAACGACTACAAGGACAAGGTGGATTTCTACATCATCACCAACGAGTTGCCTGCTCCTGTTGATGAGCTGATGGCAAAGCGTGGCTTTAACTTTAAGGTTACATACCTTATCATCGGGGAGAAGATGCCTTTTAATGCTGAGGAGATTCCTTCGGGTTTTGTAGTGGATAAGAACGGGGTAGTACGCGCACAGAAGATCGGTACAGGGCGATGGAATAGCGATGCGGTAAGACAACTATTAGATGAGATTAGCAAATAA
- a CDS encoding GNAT family N-acyltransferase yields the protein MQKDKGLVSAKEVAQAIHIDKAGPLGTAGGWLLMKLLRLSKLNRIYKSLKHLQGVEFLSALLDRLQIRFEIPEEDFKNIPKEGAFITISNHPLGGIDGILLLKLLLEKRPDFKIMANFLLQRIEPLAPYVLPVNPFEDRKDAQSSVVGFKHAIKHLRGGAPLGLFPAGEVSVEKDGQLLIDKPWEEPAMKLAKHAKVPVVPIYFHAKNSPLFYFLANISDTLRTAKLPSELLTQKQRTIYIRIGKPISVAMQEEHADLSSYTEFLRKKTYILANAFEQDKKFLPLSGVLKNSKNNEPAQEIAAPVSIDLIEKEITAITKKDYRLLKNNNYEAFLAPYAAIPNIIKEIGRLREITFRAVGEGTNASIDLDKFDEYYHHLFLWDTEAKKIVGAYRMGLGAEIFPKYGIEGFYTHDLFRFEPELYDMMSKTIEMGRAFVVPEYQQKPMPLFLLWKGIAHTTLRYPEHKFLLGGVSISNQFSNFSKSLMIEFMKSNYYDPYIAQYVRPKKEFKVKLKDADKDFIFDETQADLNKFDKIIDEVEPGSLRLPVLIKKYIKQNAKVIAFNVDPLFNNSVDGLMYIRIADLPESTMKPVIEEFQAELESKNNM from the coding sequence ATGCAGAAAGACAAAGGATTGGTGAGTGCCAAAGAGGTGGCACAGGCGATACATATAGACAAGGCTGGCCCTTTGGGTACGGCGGGGGGCTGGCTGCTGATGAAGCTGCTCAGGCTCTCGAAGCTCAATCGTATCTATAAGTCGCTAAAACACTTGCAGGGAGTGGAGTTCCTCTCTGCACTACTCGACCGATTGCAGATACGATTTGAGATCCCTGAGGAGGACTTTAAGAATATTCCTAAGGAAGGGGCTTTTATCACCATTTCTAACCACCCTCTGGGAGGGATAGATGGCATATTGCTACTGAAACTACTCTTAGAAAAACGTCCTGATTTTAAGATTATGGCGAACTTCCTCTTGCAGCGCATTGAGCCGCTGGCACCTTATGTACTACCTGTAAATCCGTTTGAAGATCGAAAAGATGCCCAATCAAGTGTAGTGGGCTTTAAGCACGCCATCAAGCACCTGAGAGGGGGTGCCCCCTTGGGCTTATTCCCTGCGGGGGAAGTATCAGTAGAGAAAGATGGTCAGTTGCTCATTGATAAGCCTTGGGAAGAGCCTGCGATGAAGCTTGCTAAGCACGCCAAAGTGCCCGTAGTACCCATCTACTTCCACGCGAAGAACAGTCCGCTGTTTTACTTCTTGGCAAACATCAGCGATACACTGCGCACGGCTAAGCTCCCTTCAGAACTTTTGACCCAAAAGCAGCGCACGATCTATATACGTATTGGCAAACCTATATCGGTGGCGATGCAAGAGGAACACGCCGATCTCTCTTCCTACACTGAGTTTTTGCGCAAAAAGACCTATATCTTAGCCAATGCTTTTGAACAGGATAAGAAGTTCTTGCCGCTATCAGGCGTACTGAAAAACAGCAAGAACAATGAACCCGCTCAGGAGATTGCTGCCCCTGTGAGTATTGACCTCATTGAGAAGGAGATTACAGCCATTACCAAGAAGGATTATCGCCTGCTGAAAAACAATAATTACGAGGCTTTCTTAGCTCCTTATGCGGCAATCCCCAACATCATTAAAGAGATTGGTCGCCTACGAGAAATCACGTTTAGGGCAGTGGGCGAAGGCACCAATGCCTCTATCGACTTGGATAAGTTCGATGAGTATTATCACCACCTATTCCTTTGGGATACAGAGGCTAAGAAGATTGTCGGTGCCTACCGTATGGGCTTAGGGGCAGAGATTTTCCCTAAGTATGGTATTGAAGGTTTCTACACCCACGATCTCTTCCGATTTGAGCCTGAGCTCTACGATATGATGAGCAAAACTATTGAGATGGGGCGCGCTTTTGTGGTGCCTGAATATCAACAGAAGCCAATGCCGCTCTTCCTTCTTTGGAAAGGCATTGCACACACTACGCTACGCTATCCCGAACACAAGTTCCTACTCGGTGGGGTGAGCATCAGCAACCAGTTCTCTAACTTCTCCAAGTCGTTGATGATTGAGTTTATGAAGTCCAACTACTACGACCCTTATATCGCTCAGTATGTGCGTCCTAAGAAAGAGTTTAAGGTAAAACTCAAAGATGCTGATAAGGATTTTATCTTTGATGAAACACAAGCCGACCTCAATAAGTTTGACAAGATTATCGATGAGGTAGAACCAGGAAGTCTGCGGTTGCCTGTGCTTATCAAGAAGTACATCAAGCAGAACGCCAAGGTGATTGCCTTTAATGTTGATCCGCTCTTTAACAACTCTGTGGACGGACTGATGTACATCCGTATTGCTGACCTACCCGAAAGCACGATGAAGCCTGTGATAGAAGAGTTTCAAGCTGAATTAGAATCGAAGAATAATATGTAG
- a CDS encoding IMPACT family protein has product MDTYKTISSAVEEVIFKEKSSKFLGYAYPVTTEEQIREHLEAVHKAHFSARHWCYAWCLGTGTTQHYRANDDGEPSGTAGLPIYGQIQSFELTNVLLIVVRYFGGIKLGVGGLVAAYKTTAQLTLQETTIEERLITEQLTIRFAYKDMNKVMRVIKEYNLSIVAQRLELSCEYIVEVRLSEVEVVKAAFVAASFEIEVGYRE; this is encoded by the coding sequence ATGGACACTTATAAAACCATCTCCTCAGCGGTTGAGGAAGTTATTTTTAAGGAGAAGAGCAGTAAGTTCTTGGGTTATGCCTATCCCGTAACGACTGAGGAGCAGATCCGTGAGCACTTGGAGGCGGTGCATAAGGCGCACTTCTCAGCACGACATTGGTGCTATGCTTGGTGCTTAGGTACGGGTACCACGCAGCATTACCGCGCTAATGACGATGGTGAGCCCAGTGGCACTGCGGGCTTACCTATTTACGGACAAATACAGTCCTTTGAGCTGACGAATGTGCTACTGATTGTTGTGCGTTACTTTGGCGGTATCAAGTTGGGGGTAGGCGGGTTGGTTGCTGCTTATAAAACCACCGCACAGCTTACCTTGCAAGAGACTACTATTGAGGAAAGACTTATCACCGAGCAACTTACCATTCGTTTTGCATATAAGGATATGAACAAGGTGATGCGCGTTATCAAAGAGTATAACCTTAGTATTGTAGCCCAACGCTTGGAGCTCTCCTGTGAATATATTGTTGAAGTACGCCTGAGCGAAGTAGAGGTAGTAAAAGCAGCCTTTGTTGCGGCAAGTTTTGAGATAGAGGTAGGTTATAGAGAGTAG
- the sufB gene encoding Fe-S cluster assembly protein SufB — protein sequence MAKYTEEDLKQELETSEYKYGFYTDIEADTFPKGLNEDTVRALSAKKNEPEWMTQWRLEAFRIWQQMERPPHWAKLTFEEPDFQDISYYSAPKQKPKVNSLDEVDPQLLETFNKLGISLEEQKRLSGVAVDVVMDSVSVKTTFQKTLEERGIIFCAISEAIQKHPDLVRKYIGSVVPRTDNFYAALNSAVFSDGSFCYVPKGVRCPMELSTYFRINQAGTGQFERTLLIVDEDAYVSYLEGCTAPQRDENQLHAAVVELIALDGGEIKYSTVQNWYPGDKDGKGGVYNFVTKRGMAGKNSKISWTQVETGSAVTWKYPSVVLKGDGAIGEFYSIAVTNHFQQADTGTKMIHLGNNTKSTIISKGISAGRSQNSYRGLVKVVAGAENARNFSQCDSLLMGSECGAHTFPYIEVKNPTAQVEHEATTSKIGEDQIFYCNQRGIDTEKAISLIVNGFGKEVLNKLPMEFAVEAQKLLEISLEGSVG from the coding sequence ATGGCTAAATATACAGAAGAAGACTTAAAGCAAGAGCTTGAGACGAGTGAATATAAGTACGGATTTTACACCGATATAGAGGCGGACACCTTCCCCAAAGGGCTTAATGAGGATACCGTTCGCGCGCTCTCGGCAAAAAAGAACGAGCCCGAGTGGATGACACAGTGGCGCCTCGAGGCGTTTCGTATTTGGCAACAGATGGAACGTCCGCCACATTGGGCTAAACTCACTTTTGAGGAGCCCGACTTTCAGGACATCTCCTACTACTCTGCGCCAAAGCAGAAACCAAAGGTGAACAGCTTGGACGAGGTAGATCCGCAGCTCTTAGAAACCTTTAACAAGCTCGGTATCTCCTTAGAAGAACAAAAACGACTCTCGGGAGTGGCTGTCGATGTGGTGATGGACTCCGTATCAGTGAAGACCACCTTCCAAAAGACCTTAGAGGAGCGCGGCATCATCTTTTGCGCCATCTCCGAGGCGATACAAAAGCATCCCGACTTAGTGCGAAAATACATCGGCAGCGTCGTGCCGCGCACCGACAATTTCTACGCCGCCCTCAACTCGGCGGTATTCAGCGATGGGTCGTTTTGCTACGTGCCCAAAGGCGTGCGTTGCCCTATGGAGCTTTCTACCTACTTCCGCATCAATCAGGCAGGAACGGGGCAGTTTGAGCGCACCCTCCTCATTGTGGATGAAGACGCCTACGTGTCGTATCTCGAGGGTTGCACGGCTCCCCAGCGCGATGAAAACCAGCTCCACGCAGCGGTCGTAGAGCTTATTGCTTTGGACGGAGGCGAGATAAAGTATTCCACCGTGCAGAACTGGTATCCCGGAGATAAGGACGGCAAGGGCGGGGTGTATAACTTCGTTACCAAACGTGGGATGGCAGGCAAAAACTCCAAAATATCGTGGACGCAAGTGGAGACAGGTTCCGCCGTAACCTGGAAATACCCTTCCGTGGTGCTTAAAGGCGATGGCGCCATTGGGGAGTTCTATTCCATAGCTGTTACGAACCATTTCCAGCAGGCGGACACAGGCACTAAGATGATTCACCTCGGCAACAACACCAAATCGACTATTATCTCAAAGGGGATATCGGCGGGACGCTCGCAGAACAGTTACCGCGGCTTGGTGAAGGTCGTGGCAGGGGCGGAGAACGCGCGCAACTTCTCGCAGTGCGATTCCCTCCTGATGGGCAGCGAGTGCGGGGCACATACTTTTCCTTATATCGAAGTGAAGAACCCCACCGCACAAGTGGAGCACGAAGCCACCACCTCGAAGATAGGCGAGGATCAGATATTTTACTGCAACCAACGCGGCATCGACACCGAGAAAGCCATTTCGCTCATCGTAAACGGCTTCGGGAAGGAGGTTCTCAATAAACTTCCAATGGAATTTGCTGTGGAGGCACAGAAATTATTAGAGATTTCACTCGAGGGAAGTGTAGGGTAA
- a CDS encoding DUF4268 domain-containing protein: MYSKAEAKALRQEFWISFGKSFPRKWTLYDTKIKDFSFKFFFDRKCAMVLIAIEPTDPERREELWNRMLAVRARLTEDYLPEAVFEQRHFTETGKEIARVYVKHEGVNIHNKETWGEAMAFLNEAMGKMEAFWELYKDVLQDDEWYEYTEMI, translated from the coding sequence GTGTATAGCAAAGCAGAAGCAAAAGCCTTGCGGCAGGAGTTTTGGATTTCCTTTGGGAAGTCGTTTCCGCGCAAATGGACGTTATACGACACGAAGATCAAGGATTTTAGTTTTAAGTTTTTCTTTGATCGCAAGTGTGCTATGGTGCTCATTGCCATTGAGCCTACCGACCCAGAGCGGCGAGAAGAACTGTGGAACCGAATGTTGGCGGTAAGGGCTCGCCTTACGGAGGATTACCTACCTGAGGCGGTGTTTGAGCAGCGGCATTTTACGGAGACAGGCAAGGAGATTGCCCGCGTGTATGTAAAGCACGAGGGGGTGAATATCCACAACAAAGAGACGTGGGGAGAGGCGATGGCGTTTTTGAATGAGGCGATGGGCAAAATGGAGGCGTTTTGGGAACTCTATAAGGATGTGCTCCAAGATGATGAGTGGTATGAATATACGGAAATGATTTAA
- a CDS encoding RNA 2'-phosphotransferase, translated as MREINKKQISKFLSLILRHQPEEIGITLDANGWADVQELIDKMGKRYPIDRALLKSIVAEDEKQRYVFNDKGTKIRAQQGHSVSVDMEFEVQEPPEYLYHGTATRFMASIRKEGLLPQSRQYVHLSKFLATATKVGQRHGSVVVLTIRAGAMHRAGYAFYLSGNGVWLTKEVPAAYIAFKE; from the coding sequence ATGCGCGAGATAAACAAAAAGCAAATCAGTAAGTTCTTAAGCCTAATACTGCGGCATCAACCTGAGGAGATTGGTATCACCTTAGATGCCAATGGTTGGGCGGATGTTCAGGAACTTATCGACAAGATGGGTAAACGCTATCCTATCGATAGGGCGTTGCTGAAAAGCATTGTTGCTGAGGATGAGAAGCAGCGTTATGTCTTTAATGATAAGGGTACAAAAATACGGGCGCAGCAGGGGCATTCGGTGTCGGTGGATATGGAGTTTGAGGTGCAAGAGCCACCCGAATACTTGTATCACGGCACGGCAACGCGCTTTATGGCGTCTATCCGCAAGGAGGGCTTGCTACCCCAATCGCGGCAGTATGTGCACCTGAGTAAGTTCCTCGCCACCGCCACCAAAGTAGGGCAACGTCACGGCTCGGTTGTCGTCCTCACCATAAGGGCAGGAGCTATGCATCGTGCGGGCTATGCGTTTTACCTTTCGGGCAACGGCGTTTGGCTTACCAAAGAAGTGCCCGCTGCGTATATAGCCTTTAAAGAATAG
- a CDS encoding DUF4294 domain-containing protein yields the protein MKKIYFIILLLITSALRAQHRDTIYIGDMQFLAGDTIHLSEVNLFGKERSFGDLEAKKRYLILRSRVKRVYPYAKMAADRLYTMERTMDTMQNKRQKKVYVKRTQEYIESHFTDELKKLSRSQGRILVKLIHRQTGDTAYDLVKNLRNSWSAFWYNKTAWFYDISLKKGYHPDEIEEDYWIEEILLRAINNGELEPQTPALQFNFTDLTKKREERLRNAINTTK from the coding sequence ATGAAAAAAATATATTTCATAATACTTTTATTGATAACCTCTGCATTGCGGGCACAGCATCGTGATACTATCTATATCGGTGATATGCAATTCCTTGCAGGTGATACAATACACCTTTCAGAGGTGAACCTCTTTGGAAAGGAACGCTCCTTTGGCGATTTAGAAGCTAAAAAACGCTACCTCATATTGCGCAGTCGCGTGAAGAGGGTATACCCTTATGCTAAGATGGCAGCCGACCGCCTCTACACTATGGAACGCACAATGGACACAATGCAAAACAAGCGTCAGAAAAAAGTCTATGTAAAGCGCACTCAGGAGTATATTGAGAGTCATTTTACGGATGAACTTAAAAAACTATCACGTTCGCAAGGGCGTATTTTAGTGAAACTTATTCACCGCCAAACGGGTGATACTGCCTATGATTTGGTAAAGAATCTTCGTAATAGCTGGAGTGCCTTTTGGTATAATAAAACCGCTTGGTTTTATGACATTTCTCTTAAAAAAGGCTATCACCCCGATGAAATAGAGGAGGATTATTGGATTGAAGAAATCCTACTTAGAGCAATCAATAATGGCGAGTTAGAGCCCCAAACGCCTGCTTTACAGTTCAACTTTACTGATCTTACTAAAAAAAGAGAGGAAAGGCTTCGTAATGCTATAAACACAACAAAATAA
- a CDS encoding DNA adenine methylase — MNYIGSKYKLSSFIHKSITSVVGNDLSDKVFCDLFAGTGAIGRVFKKQVRQVISNDMQYYSYVLNKNYIENHQPINYETHIAILNNLTGEEGFIYREYAEGGSGGRNYFKAANGRRIDAIRRKIAEWKQEGSISEEQYYFLLASLLESADKVANTASVYGAFLKHIKVSAQKDLVVEPALFAVNTNEHKVYNEDSNQLIRRISGDILYLDPPYNAREYGANYHLLNTIARYEPFTPKGKTGLPPYNKSRYCKKSEVMRAFEELLYHAEFKYIFLSYNNEGLMPCELIRETMEKYGRYDLLQTDYQRFKADKEENRNHKASSTVEYLHVLEL, encoded by the coding sequence ATGAATTACATAGGTTCAAAATATAAATTATCGAGTTTTATTCATAAGAGTATTACTTCCGTAGTGGGTAATGACTTATCGGATAAGGTGTTTTGCGATCTCTTTGCAGGTACAGGGGCTATTGGGCGGGTATTTAAGAAGCAAGTACGTCAGGTGATTAGCAACGATATGCAGTATTACAGCTATGTACTCAATAAAAATTACATTGAAAATCACCAGCCTATAAACTACGAAACACATATCGCTATTCTTAATAATCTCACAGGCGAAGAGGGTTTTATCTATCGAGAATACGCAGAAGGGGGCAGTGGTGGGCGCAACTATTTTAAGGCAGCAAATGGGCGGCGTATTGATGCTATCCGCCGCAAGATAGCTGAGTGGAAACAGGAGGGGAGTATCAGTGAGGAACAATATTACTTTTTGCTCGCCTCGCTACTCGAAAGTGCTGATAAGGTGGCTAATACCGCCTCTGTATACGGGGCTTTTTTAAAGCATATCAAGGTTTCAGCACAGAAAGATTTGGTGGTAGAACCTGCGCTCTTTGCTGTCAATACCAATGAGCACAAGGTCTACAATGAGGATAGTAACCAGCTTATACGCCGCATTAGTGGCGATATACTTTATCTGGATCCGCCGTACAACGCGAGAGAGTACGGGGCTAATTATCACCTGCTCAATACTATTGCGCGTTATGAGCCTTTTACGCCTAAAGGTAAAACAGGTTTGCCTCCTTATAACAAATCGCGCTATTGCAAGAAGTCAGAAGTGATGCGTGCCTTTGAAGAGCTGTTGTACCACGCGGAGTTTAAGTATATATTTTTAAGTTATAACAATGAGGGATTGATGCCTTGTGAGCTTATCCGCGAAACGATGGAAAAGTACGGTCGTTATGACCTATTGCAAACCGATTACCAACGTTTTAAAGCTGACAAGGAGGAAAACCGTAACCATAAAGCCAGCAGTACAGTAGAATATCTGCACGTGTTGGAATTGTAA
- a CDS encoding methylated-DNA--[protein]-cysteine S-methyltransferase, giving the protein MRNKLYRKEIETPIGMMTACTTEEGVCFLEHPNAKGLARELNALLKTCDTKVFAEGENAVMQLLERELRAYFAGELRTFTVPIDMRLGTDFQRSVWQTLLKIPYGKTWSYKEEAAALGRPKSVRAVANANGANPISIVVPCHRVIGADGSLTGYGGGLAAKEHLLNLEVSDQKSEISG; this is encoded by the coding sequence ATGCGCAATAAATTATACCGAAAAGAGATAGAGACCCCTATTGGGATGATGACCGCTTGCACTACCGAGGAAGGGGTGTGCTTCTTAGAACATCCTAATGCTAAAGGCTTAGCGCGTGAACTCAATGCACTTTTAAAGACTTGTGACACAAAGGTATTCGCTGAAGGTGAAAACGCTGTGATGCAGCTCTTGGAGCGTGAACTCAGGGCTTATTTTGCGGGTGAATTGCGCACTTTTACGGTGCCTATTGATATGCGACTCGGTACCGACTTCCAAAGGAGTGTATGGCAAACACTGCTCAAAATACCTTATGGCAAAACGTGGAGCTACAAAGAGGAAGCTGCCGCTCTCGGTCGCCCTAAGAGTGTACGTGCGGTAGCCAATGCCAACGGAGCTAACCCTATCTCTATTGTTGTGCCTTGCCATAGGGTTATCGGTGCAGACGGCAGTCTCACGGGCTATGGTGGCGGATTAGCAGCAAAGGAGCACTTGTTGAACTTAGAGGTCAGTGATCAGAAGTCAGAGATCAGTGGTTAG
- a CDS encoding GSCFA domain-containing protein — translation MNLQTKIPIPPARQPITYQSELLLVGSCFAEHITQKFTYYGFRVVGNPFGVLFHPLAIERLLCRVVERIPFTISDFFFHEEQWKCFELHSSLNRLTVEEAVEAANAQLKVFRRALTESSHCFLTLGTAWVYRHQSGALVANCHRVPNVFTKELLSSADIEQSLRRITAMAHTLNPKLHFVLTVSPVRHLKDGFMENNLSKGNLFAGLYPLLSEGCSYFPAYELLLDELRDYRFYAEDMLHPSPLAVDYIWQRLVDTYMSESAKRKMFLVEQLRKMQAHKPFNPESDAHKKFLRAMESRRAMLNEFGIIIK, via the coding sequence ATGAATTTACAAACAAAGATACCCATACCTCCTGCACGGCAACCGATTACTTACCAGAGTGAACTGTTGCTCGTGGGCTCTTGTTTTGCCGAGCATATCACCCAGAAATTTACTTATTACGGCTTTCGGGTGGTGGGCAATCCCTTTGGGGTGCTCTTTCACCCGCTGGCAATAGAGCGATTGCTGTGCCGCGTAGTGGAGCGTATCCCTTTTACCATCAGCGACTTTTTCTTTCACGAGGAACAATGGAAGTGCTTCGAGCTCCACTCCTCACTCAATCGTCTAACGGTGGAGGAGGCTGTGGAAGCAGCCAATGCACAACTTAAGGTCTTCCGCCGTGCCCTTACCGAGAGTTCACACTGCTTCCTGACCCTTGGCACCGCTTGGGTATACCGCCACCAGAGTGGTGCGCTTGTTGCCAATTGCCACCGTGTGCCCAATGTTTTCACCAAAGAGCTGCTTTCCTCTGCCGATATAGAGCAGTCCCTACGGCGGATTACGGCAATGGCGCACACCCTCAATCCAAAGTTGCATTTTGTGCTGACGGTATCGCCTGTGCGCCATCTCAAGGACGGGTTTATGGAGAACAACCTCAGTAAGGGCAACCTCTTTGCAGGTTTATACCCCTTGCTATCAGAGGGTTGTAGCTACTTCCCTGCCTACGAACTCCTGCTTGATGAGCTCCGTGACTACCGTTTCTACGCCGAGGATATGCTACACCCCTCGCCCTTGGCAGTGGACTACATCTGGCAACGCCTCGTAGATACTTATATGTCTGAAAGTGCAAAGCGCAAAATGTTTCTGGTAGAGCAACTGCGCAAAATGCAGGCACACAAGCCTTTTAACCCAGAGAGCGATGCTCATAAAAAATTCTTACGAGCAATGGAGTCGCGTAGAGCAATGTTAAACGAATTTGGAATAATAATTAAATAA